A single genomic interval of Effusibacillus lacus harbors:
- a CDS encoding N-acetylglucosamine kinase yields MNPIPVLAVDAGATNCRAVLCNEQGEVLGYAHGGACNYQSVGIDSVRETLTSVLSSLVSKDSSLCVQCAVFGLAGLDTENDRVVLEQVVQQALESSKIQADRVLLDNDGMMTLLGAVGHGPGVLVVSGTGSIACGVRDDKLARAGGWGHRVGDEGSGYSIGKAAVIHVLHAYDGREKSSQITKPILAELSLKNEEDLIAWIYGPEFSVDRVAALTPLLCELAENGDWKAISILQKASEELAKAAMAVINRLSLQQEPFDLVLMGGVLSQNSTIREQVIRIIKKECPNVQIISPKYEPVCGGVLRGLMELGISDTKVLERLAKEISVSTVKMKEDGAVVQHRSFITSYWYPD; encoded by the coding sequence ATGAATCCCATTCCCGTGCTGGCTGTCGATGCGGGTGCAACCAACTGCAGGGCCGTGCTTTGCAATGAACAAGGGGAAGTTCTGGGATACGCACACGGAGGGGCCTGTAATTACCAGAGTGTGGGGATTGATTCTGTAAGGGAGACGCTGACGAGTGTGCTGTCTTCGTTGGTGTCCAAGGATTCCTCGCTGTGCGTTCAATGCGCTGTGTTCGGTTTGGCGGGTCTTGATACGGAGAATGACAGGGTGGTACTGGAACAGGTGGTTCAGCAGGCTCTTGAAAGCTCAAAAATCCAGGCTGATCGAGTTCTGCTGGACAATGACGGAATGATGACTTTGCTTGGGGCTGTGGGGCACGGACCTGGAGTGCTTGTGGTCTCCGGAACCGGTTCCATTGCATGTGGAGTACGTGATGACAAATTAGCGCGTGCCGGCGGTTGGGGACACCGGGTGGGTGACGAAGGCAGCGGGTATTCAATTGGCAAAGCCGCGGTGATTCATGTTCTCCATGCTTATGATGGTCGAGAGAAGTCTTCCCAAATTACGAAACCGATTCTCGCGGAACTGTCCTTGAAGAATGAGGAAGATCTCATAGCTTGGATCTACGGTCCCGAATTCTCCGTGGATCGGGTGGCGGCATTGACTCCCCTCTTGTGTGAACTTGCCGAGAACGGTGATTGGAAAGCAATAAGTATTCTACAGAAAGCCAGTGAGGAACTGGCTAAAGCCGCCATGGCGGTTATCAACAGACTGTCGTTGCAGCAGGAACCTTTTGACCTGGTGCTTATGGGAGGGGTGCTCAGTCAAAATTCTACGATTCGGGAACAGGTGATCAGAATTATAAAGAAGGAGTGCCCGAACGTACAGATTATTTCTCCCAAGTACGAACCGGTCTGCGGCGGTGTGCTGCGGGGGCTTATGGAACTGGGGATAAGTGATACAAAGGTTTTGGAGAGGTTGGCGAAGGAGATTTCGGTTAGTACTGTTAAAATGAAAGAAGACGGTGCAGTAGTCCAACACCGAAGCTTTATCACAAGCTATTGGTATCCAGATTGA
- a CDS encoding NgoMIV family type II restriction endonuclease has translation MMMMDAHIAATRKKFHKNLLKSVLTINSNGIPSNADKDSKLSVRIATGIAEILQFVTGERLAGQTSGSEFETITSEFIREAFLPLQHIRPGNWEIKKIGNRNRLAIAQFEQYSHLVELDKAAKINPELAAALGNDYTITPDIIIIRHLLSDDEINTPKQIVDNSVSLRTALRASNNGKPLLHASISSKWTIRSDRSQNSRAEALNLIRNRKGHLPHIVVVTAEPLPSRLASIALGTGDIDCVYHFALDELLAAVQATNAEDSLELLNIMIDGKRLKDISDLPLDLAI, from the coding sequence ATGATGATGATGGATGCTCATATTGCCGCCACCAGAAAAAAATTTCACAAAAATCTGTTGAAATCTGTACTAACTATCAATAGTAATGGGATTCCCAGTAATGCTGACAAGGATAGTAAACTCTCAGTTCGCATTGCAACGGGTATTGCTGAAATCCTGCAATTTGTTACGGGTGAAAGACTTGCCGGTCAAACGAGTGGCAGTGAATTCGAAACAATTACTTCAGAGTTTATTCGTGAAGCCTTTTTGCCACTCCAACATATACGCCCAGGAAATTGGGAAATTAAGAAAATCGGGAATCGTAACAGGTTAGCAATTGCTCAATTCGAACAATATTCACATTTGGTCGAATTGGATAAAGCCGCCAAAATCAACCCGGAGTTAGCAGCGGCTCTAGGCAATGACTACACTATCACCCCGGATATTATCATTATTCGTCACCTTTTAAGCGATGATGAGATCAACACTCCAAAACAGATTGTTGACAACTCGGTCTCTTTGCGCACAGCACTACGAGCGTCAAACAATGGGAAGCCATTATTGCATGCCAGCATATCTTCAAAATGGACAATTCGTTCGGATCGCAGTCAAAACAGTCGTGCAGAGGCGTTGAACCTCATTAGAAACAGAAAGGGGCACCTGCCACACATTGTTGTTGTAACCGCAGAACCGTTACCGAGTCGCCTTGCTTCGATCGCACTTGGAACCGGTGATATAGATTGCGTCTATCATTTTGCCCTTGATGAATTACTTGCGGCTGTACAAGCAACTAACGCCGAAGATTCTTTGGAACTTCTAAATATTATGATCGATGGGAAACGTCTTAAAGACATTTCTGATTTGCCGTTAGATCTAGCTATTTAA
- the rbsK gene encoding ribokinase, whose translation MNRPRIVVVGSLNMDLVVEAGRAPRMGETVLGDRIHFIPGGKGANQAVAAARLGAQTVMIGAVGQDAFGEQLVAALQKDGVVTSAVKAVDGVPTGVASILLAEGDNSIVVVPGANSCCLPEDVDRNEPFIIQADLVLLQLESPLETVIHAAKLAKHHGKKVILNPAPAQALPMELLCNVDYITPNRTELSILTGMGAEGEQLEQAMENLLELGIENVITTLGAEGSAFMRSGERLQRVSAYKVPVVDTTGAGDAFNAGLAFAIASNRALPEAISFASKVSALAVTKLGAQAGMPTLEEVEKFSFQKV comes from the coding sequence ATGAATCGTCCGAGAATTGTCGTAGTCGGCAGTTTGAACATGGATCTGGTTGTGGAAGCCGGAAGGGCTCCGCGTATGGGGGAAACCGTCCTGGGGGACAGGATTCATTTCATACCTGGAGGGAAAGGGGCCAATCAGGCGGTAGCGGCGGCTCGTCTGGGAGCCCAAACCGTAATGATTGGCGCTGTGGGACAAGATGCTTTTGGTGAGCAACTGGTAGCGGCCTTGCAAAAGGATGGGGTCGTTACCTCGGCAGTCAAGGCGGTGGATGGGGTGCCTACCGGCGTGGCTTCCATCCTTCTGGCGGAAGGGGATAACAGTATCGTAGTGGTACCGGGGGCTAATTCTTGTTGTCTTCCGGAAGACGTAGACCGTAACGAACCTTTCATCATCCAGGCGGATCTGGTGCTGCTCCAGCTGGAGTCTCCTTTGGAGACTGTGATCCACGCCGCCAAATTGGCCAAACACCACGGGAAAAAGGTGATCTTGAACCCGGCACCGGCTCAGGCACTTCCAATGGAGCTGCTTTGCAACGTCGACTATATCACCCCTAACCGCACAGAACTAAGCATTCTGACAGGCATGGGCGCTGAAGGGGAACAACTGGAACAAGCGATGGAAAACCTGCTTGAGTTGGGGATTGAGAATGTGATTACCACACTAGGGGCAGAGGGATCCGCTTTCATGCGTTCGGGTGAGCGGTTGCAACGAGTATCTGCATACAAGGTTCCTGTAGTGGATACTACGGGGGCCGGAGACGCTTTTAATGCTGGATTGGCTTTTGCCATTGCTTCAAACCGGGCTCTCCCGGAAGCCATTTCCTTTGCCTCAAAAGTTTCGGCGCTTGCCGTTACCAAACTGGGGGCGCAGGCAGGAATGCCGACCCTGGAAGAAGTAGAGAAGTTCAGTTTTCAGAAGGTGTGA
- a CDS encoding PH domain-containing protein, which produces MGLFDGLMGNASEVKVEEVQREYANILSPTEKIEKAYKLIRDMFIFTNKRLILIDKQGVTGKKVEYHSIPYKSISHFSIETAGHFDLDAELKIWISGNAIPLQKQFNKSLNIYEVQSVLAEYVCK; this is translated from the coding sequence ATGGGCTTGTTTGACGGGTTGATGGGCAATGCCTCAGAGGTGAAGGTGGAAGAGGTTCAAAGAGAATACGCGAATATACTGAGTCCCACTGAAAAGATCGAAAAAGCATACAAACTGATTCGAGACATGTTTATCTTTACGAACAAAAGGCTCATTTTGATTGACAAGCAAGGGGTCACCGGGAAGAAGGTGGAGTACCACTCCATTCCCTACAAGAGCATTTCTCACTTCAGCATTGAGACAGCAGGGCATTTCGACCTGGATGCGGAACTTAAGATCTGGATTTCGGGAAATGCAATCCCGTTGCAAAAACAATTTAACAAGAGTCTGAATATCTACGAAGTCCAAAGTGTACTTGCGGAATATGTGTGCAAGTAA
- the rbsD gene encoding D-ribose pyranase, translated as MKKIGIINSEISKVISELGHTDKIVICDSGLPIPSHVKRIDLALKQGVPSFMETLETVLVEMQVEKACIATEMLTVSPDMKAKVDAALQGIELKSVSHEEFKQMTKDAKAVIRTGEFTPYANIILEAGVVF; from the coding sequence ATGAAGAAAATTGGCATTATCAACAGCGAGATTTCGAAAGTCATCAGCGAGTTGGGACATACCGACAAAATTGTGATCTGCGACAGCGGTTTGCCCATCCCTTCCCATGTGAAACGAATTGATCTGGCATTAAAACAAGGTGTGCCATCCTTCATGGAGACGCTGGAAACGGTTCTTGTCGAGATGCAGGTGGAGAAAGCCTGCATTGCGACGGAAATGCTGACTGTAAGTCCCGACATGAAAGCCAAAGTGGATGCAGCCCTGCAAGGGATTGAACTCAAGAGCGTAAGCCACGAAGAATTCAAGCAAATGACGAAAGACGCCAAGGCGGTGATTCGAACCGGGGAGTTCACCCCCTACGCCAACATCATCCTGGAAGCCGGAGTGGTCTTCTAA
- a CDS encoding restriction endonuclease, giving the protein MAVPDFQSLMLPFLKKLADRKEHSLSEIFDILAEEFHLTPDDRNELLPSGRQSKFENRVGWARTYMKKAGLLESTARAKFRITSRGLEVLAENPPYINVKYLERFPEFLEFRNTASQSTVENIEKNEKNTEYGQTPEEVLESSYLDLRRELAQELLERVKKCSPTFFERLVVDLLVAMGYGGSKVDAGQAIGRSGDEGIDGIIKEDKLGLDVVYIQAKRWEATVGRPIVQAFAGSLEGQRARKGVLITTSNFSQDAKEYVSRIEKKIVLINGEQLAQLMIDHDIGVSEISRYIVKKIDLDYFGDE; this is encoded by the coding sequence GTGGCAGTGCCAGATTTTCAGTCATTAATGCTTCCATTTCTTAAAAAATTAGCTGATCGGAAAGAGCACAGCTTGAGCGAAATATTTGATATATTAGCCGAAGAATTCCATCTAACTCCCGATGACCGAAACGAATTACTTCCAAGTGGAAGACAATCAAAATTTGAAAATAGAGTAGGATGGGCCAGAACCTACATGAAAAAGGCTGGCCTGCTGGAGAGTACTGCAAGGGCAAAATTTAGAATTACTTCCCGTGGCCTTGAGGTATTAGCCGAAAATCCTCCTTACATTAACGTTAAATATCTAGAAAGATTCCCCGAATTTCTTGAATTTCGAAATACTGCTTCACAATCTACTGTTGAAAATATTGAAAAAAATGAGAAGAACACAGAATATGGACAAACCCCTGAAGAAGTTCTTGAGTCAAGTTACTTGGACCTAAGACGTGAATTAGCCCAAGAACTTCTGGAAAGAGTTAAGAAGTGCTCCCCAACATTCTTTGAAAGACTTGTTGTTGATTTACTTGTTGCTATGGGATATGGGGGGTCAAAGGTCGATGCCGGTCAAGCGATCGGGCGTAGTGGAGATGAAGGGATCGACGGAATCATAAAGGAAGATAAACTTGGTTTAGATGTTGTCTATATACAAGCTAAACGATGGGAGGCCACTGTTGGACGACCAATTGTTCAAGCATTTGCTGGAAGTTTAGAAGGGCAAAGAGCGAGAAAGGGAGTTCTTATTACAACATCAAATTTTTCTCAAGACGCCAAGGAATACGTAAGTAGAATCGAAAAAAAGATTGTCCTTATCAACGGTGAACAGTTAGCACAATTAATGATTGACCACGATATTGGTGTTTCAGAAATTTCTAGATATATAGTGAAGAAAATTGATTTAGATTACTTTGGAGATGAATAA
- a CDS encoding SRPBCC family protein translates to MIMQGKLPDIRKTVIFNAPIQKVWEAVSTSEGIAAWFMPNDFDQKVGHEFTLQSPFGPSPCKVLELDPPNRLSFSWDEFGWRVTFELKELDGKTEFTLIHSGWGEPDEMIPKASEKHSVIRNRMDNGWEPLVNVNLRKVVEG, encoded by the coding sequence ATAATAATGCAAGGCAAGTTGCCCGATATCCGCAAAACCGTCATATTTAATGCTCCAATTCAGAAGGTGTGGGAAGCAGTCTCAACTTCAGAAGGAATAGCCGCATGGTTTATGCCTAATGATTTTGATCAAAAAGTCGGACATGAATTCACTTTACAGTCACCTTTTGGACCTTCACCTTGCAAAGTTTTGGAGCTGGATCCGCCTAACCGGCTATCCTTTTCTTGGGATGAATTTGGCTGGCGTGTTACTTTTGAGTTAAAGGAGCTGGACGGAAAAACAGAGTTTACGCTCATTCATTCCGGTTGGGGAGAACCTGACGAGATGATTCCAAAAGCTTCAGAAAAACATTCAGTGATAAGAAACCGCATGGACAATGGTTGGGAGCCGCTTGTTAACGTGAATCTGCGCAAAGTAGTTGAGGGTTAA
- a CDS encoding ArsR/SmtB family transcription factor, whose amino-acid sequence MSTAKNHDVFQAIADPTRRKIIKLLADKELPVTVISEHFPMSRTAVSKHLRILSESKLVTVEKMGREKRYKLQPEALLEIKEWLSFYEQFWDNKLSMLKHLMENEETGDLSLMVSKRDEESKG is encoded by the coding sequence ATGTCAACTGCGAAAAATCATGATGTTTTTCAGGCTATCGCCGATCCCACTCGACGTAAAATCATAAAACTTCTGGCTGATAAGGAATTGCCTGTAACTGTAATAAGTGAGCACTTTCCTATGAGCCGTACAGCCGTTTCCAAACATTTACGCATCCTTTCGGAGTCAAAACTTGTTACTGTGGAGAAAATGGGCAGGGAGAAGCGGTACAAGCTCCAACCGGAGGCGCTTCTCGAAATAAAGGAATGGCTTTCCTTCTATGAACAATTTTGGGACAACAAGCTTTCAATGCTTAAACATTTAATGGAAAATGAGGAAACAGGCGATTTAAGCCTCATGGTATCCAAACGCGATGAGGAATCTAAGGGCTAA
- a CDS encoding LacI family DNA-binding transcriptional regulator, whose translation MATIRDVAKLAGVSVATVSRVINKNGYVNQGTEQKVRKAIQQLHFEPNAVARGLASKRTGTIAVILPDITNPFFAEMARAVEDEARKHGFTVILCNSDDQGAKEKTYIEVLKKKYIDGIIFASQTLGKEDVAQMKKHNIPLVVLDRAPSEEDCSIVRSQNSMGAQVAVRHLLETGCRKIAHIYGPQEITTAKERLLGYEHAVKGFDWFTPTLMVPGNFRLDGGMKAVELLLEQHPDVDGIFAGNDLMAVGALKALHRLGIRVPDQIAVCGFDGIYLTEIMEPELTTVAQPIYEMGSLAAEILIQKINGTLQENQVCELEVSLIARNSTRRERMK comes from the coding sequence ATGGCAACCATCCGAGATGTGGCGAAGTTGGCGGGGGTTTCGGTGGCTACCGTTTCCCGGGTTATTAACAAAAACGGATACGTGAATCAAGGAACTGAGCAAAAGGTACGCAAAGCCATCCAGCAGCTGCACTTTGAACCCAATGCGGTGGCCCGGGGACTTGCCAGCAAGCGAACCGGCACCATTGCGGTCATTCTGCCGGACATTACCAACCCTTTCTTCGCGGAAATGGCGAGAGCAGTGGAAGATGAGGCCCGGAAGCACGGATTTACCGTCATTCTCTGTAACTCCGATGATCAGGGCGCGAAGGAAAAAACGTATATCGAGGTGCTGAAAAAGAAATATATCGACGGCATTATCTTCGCTTCCCAGACCCTTGGGAAAGAAGATGTGGCGCAGATGAAGAAGCACAACATCCCACTGGTGGTATTGGACAGAGCGCCTTCCGAAGAGGATTGCAGTATTGTCCGCTCGCAAAACTCCATGGGGGCTCAGGTGGCGGTACGGCACCTGCTGGAAACGGGATGCCGAAAGATTGCCCATATCTATGGGCCGCAGGAGATCACCACCGCGAAAGAACGTTTGCTTGGATATGAACATGCGGTGAAAGGGTTTGACTGGTTCACCCCCACCCTGATGGTCCCCGGGAATTTCCGGTTGGACGGGGGGATGAAAGCGGTAGAGCTGCTGTTGGAGCAGCATCCGGATGTGGATGGAATCTTCGCCGGGAATGATTTGATGGCGGTAGGTGCCCTGAAAGCTCTGCACCGGTTGGGGATTCGGGTGCCTGACCAGATAGCCGTTTGCGGGTTTGACGGAATCTACTTGACGGAGATTATGGAACCGGAGCTGACCACAGTGGCGCAGCCCATCTATGAAATGGGGTCGCTTGCCGCTGAAATCCTGATCCAAAAGATTAACGGAACTCTGCAAGAGAATCAAGTTTGTGAACTGGAAGTTTCATTGATTGCCAGAAACTCGACAAGAAGGGAGCGGATGAAATGA
- a CDS encoding DNA cytosine methyltransferase: MYSLEICAGAGGQALGLELAGFQHVALVEIDSAACSTLRLNRPNWNIIEDDLRNFNGKDYKGIDLLAGGVPCPPFSKAGKQLGNQDERDLFPEALRLIGEIRPKAVMLENVRGLLDSVFDDYRKKIIDDLRKLGYSAEWRLVTASDFGVPQLRPRVVFVAIRNDLSMEFNWPRPYGHPPLTVGETLYDLMTVRGWRLADRWRDQANDIAPTIVGGSKKHGGPDLGPTRAKRAWAALGVDGHGIANDAPDPDFVGLPRLTNRMVARLQGFPDTWEFFGKKTPAYRQIGNAFPPPVAQAVGEQIRLCLQAVTRTRLRRVYG, from the coding sequence ATGTACTCTCTCGAAATCTGTGCAGGTGCCGGTGGACAGGCTCTCGGACTTGAACTGGCAGGGTTTCAGCATGTTGCGCTAGTAGAAATTGACTCTGCTGCCTGTTCAACACTTAGATTAAACCGTCCAAACTGGAATATCATTGAAGACGACCTGAGAAACTTTAACGGCAAAGACTATAAAGGAATTGATTTGTTGGCTGGAGGAGTACCTTGCCCACCATTCTCAAAAGCTGGAAAGCAACTCGGAAATCAGGATGAGCGTGACCTATTCCCTGAAGCATTACGCTTAATTGGGGAAATACGCCCAAAGGCAGTAATGTTGGAAAATGTCCGTGGTCTACTAGATTCGGTTTTTGATGACTATCGAAAAAAAATTATCGATGATTTGAGAAAGCTTGGTTACAGTGCTGAATGGAGACTAGTAACCGCTTCCGATTTCGGGGTTCCTCAACTTCGTCCTCGTGTGGTTTTTGTTGCAATTCGAAATGATTTATCGATGGAATTCAATTGGCCTCGTCCGTATGGTCACCCTCCATTAACCGTGGGAGAGACTCTTTATGATCTTATGACCGTTCGCGGGTGGCGTCTCGCAGATCGTTGGCGTGATCAAGCTAATGATATTGCACCAACTATTGTGGGAGGATCAAAAAAACATGGTGGTCCGGACCTAGGTCCAACCCGCGCAAAAAGGGCCTGGGCTGCACTGGGAGTAGATGGGCACGGTATTGCAAACGATGCACCAGATCCTGACTTTGTTGGATTGCCTCGATTGACCAATCGCATGGTTGCCCGTTTGCAAGGTTTCCCTGATACTTGGGAGTTCTTCGGGAAAAAGACCCCTGCATATCGACAGATAGGAAATGCATTCCCGCCCCCAGTAGCGCAAGCTGTCGGAGAACAAATTAGACTCTGTTTACAAGCAGTAACAAGAACAAGACTAAGAAGGGTATATGGATGA